Genomic segment of Paenibacillus sp. FSL R5-0623:
AACAAGGGCATCGGTCTTACATTGACGGATGAGCGTACCGGTGCAACCAACTCGTTCATGTACGAAGGCGGCATTATCGAATACGTCTCCTACCTGAACCAGAAGCGCGAAGTCCTGCATGAGAATCCAATTTACGTCGAAGGTTCCAGAGATAACATTCAGGTGGAAGTTGCCCTGCAATACAATGACAACTACACCGAGAATATCTATTCCTTCGCGAACAATATCAACACGCATGAGGGTGGAACGCACGAATCAGGTTTCAAGAGTGCCCTTACACGGATCATCAATGACTATGCTCGTAAGGCGGGTGTAATCAAGGACAGCACGGGGAACCTTTCCGGAGATGACGTGCGTGAAGGTTTGACGGCCATTATTTCGGTCAAGATTCCGGAACCGCAATTTGAAGGACAGACAAAGACCAAGCTGGGAAACAGCGAAGTGCGTGGGATTGTCGAATCCTTGTTTGCCGAGAAGCTGCAGGAATTTCTGGAAGAGAATCCTTCCGTATCCCGTCGCATTTTGGAAAAAGGGCTGCAAGCAGCACGTGCGCGTGAAGCTGCCCGCAAGGCCCGTGAACTGACACGTCGTAAAGGTGCACTCGAAGTAAGCTCACTTCCAGGTAAACTGGCAGACTGTTCATCCAAGGATGCTTCAATCAGCGAATTGTACATCGTCGAAGGTGACTCTGCAGGCGGATCAGCGAAACAAGGCCGGGATCGTCATTTCCAAGCGATTTTGCCGTTGCGTGGTAAGATTTTGAACGTGGAAAAAGCTCGTCTTGACCGGATCTTGGGTAATGCCGAGATTAGAGCAATTATTACGGCGATGGGTACAGGTATTGGTGATGACTTCGATATCGCCAAAGCCCGTTATCACAAAATCATTTTGATGACCGATGCCGATGTCGATGGTGCTCATATCCGAACACTGTTGCTGACATTCCTGTATCGGTACATGCGTAAAATCATTGAGGCAGGTTATGTATATATTGCACAACCGCCATTGTTCAAGATTGAGCGTAACAAAGTGATTCGTTATGCCGGTTCCGAGAGAGAGCGCGATGAAATTATTGCAACGCTCGGCGAAAATGCGAAATTCAACGTTCAGCGTTACAAAGGTCTTGGTGAGATGAATGCCGGACAATTGTGGGAAACGACCATGGATCCGGAGAGCCGGACCATGATGCAAGTATCGATCAATGATGCCATACTTGCTGATACCATGTTTGACACCCTGATGGGGGATAACGTTGAACCGCGTCGTGACTTTATCCAGGAAAATGCAAAATACGTGAAAAACCTCGACATTTAACATATTCGAAGAGGCGCCTGAGAGGGCGCCTTTTTTTATATTAGGGAAGGTAAAGAACAGGGAAGGCGTATACTTAGATCTCCGTAACCCTTTGTTATCTGCGTACACGTTTTTTGGCAGATGAAGCCTGTGCTTTAGGGGATGTACGGGAGCTCTTACCCTTTTTGGAGGGCAAACGACCGTATGCAATCGCATAACGTTTGATCTTCCGGTAAGCCCCCTTGTCCGGTAATAAGCCAAAGGCATAAATGCCTGGCAGTGTGTTGACTTCAAGAATCCAGGGACGCCCTGCTTCGTCTAGCGCAATATCAATACCGATCTCTTTGAGCCTTGGAAATGATGTTTGCAACTGCACAGCGGTATGAATACCTAAGTGGTACAGCTCAGTACGAAGTTTTTTGAAGCCATCCTGGTGAAGATGGGGGAGTGCGAGTTCTTCAAACGTGGCCAATCGTCCGCCACCATGAATGTTGGTGATGATTTTGCCCGGGGCAGCAACACGTCCCAGAATACCTGTTGTTTCCCAGTTGTGTTGCAGATTTTTCTGAGTTAACACACGCAAGTCAAAAGGTAAATCTCCATGCTTCATCAGCGAGATTCCCTGTTGAATGATATAATCACGTTCCTGAATGCGATCATTCAGTGCTCGTTCGAGTTCGTCCAGGGAATGAAATGATCTCTCCTCTGTACCGTATTGGAGATGATATGTTGTTGTGAGATAGGTAGCTCTGGAGATAACAGCACTTGCTTCGGGTTCATCAGGCAGGCTCCGATCATTGGTTTCTTCCGGAACCTCTGCATCTGTGGTGGAATCCTCTGAATGAACAACAGGTTCGTATAGACGGGTTGTTTTCACCCGCATGACCCCATTACCGTAAGTACCACGGTCCGGTTTGATATAGTTGGACTCAAATAACTCAGTCATTCGTTCCAGAGTTTGACGGCTATATTTTCGGGTCACTGGGATATATTCATTCACAATGCGACTGCGTTGTAACACAGCTGTTTTGGCCCATTTGCTGGAGACGCGTTGGATACCCAAGATTCATCAGTCCTTTCATGTTTTGTTCAGTTCTAAAGAGGGACAGACACGGAGAAATCAAAGGACAAGAGACGATTTCAGTGGTATAATAGAGAAATATGGCGTTTTGTGCGATGAGCTGCACAATTTGCAGTTTGATCGCAGGACGGGAATGGCTTTAGCCTCGGTAGGCACAGTACATATGCCGTTTTTCTAGCATTGTATGTGCAATTGGGGAGGAAGGCAGGGCGTATCCCCAGACACGCAGAAGTTCCCGGAAGAAAGGCTATTGCCCAGCGGACGTTTAATTGTGTAACTTTTGTGAAAGTAATATAATAAAGAGTAGCGTTCTTGCGCGGTTTTAGCCTTGTTAGGCTTTTCACATATAATCAATTTTTTTGCATGACGGAATGGAACGTTTGTTGAAGGACAAGAAGGAGGTCCAGCATGGCGGAAGAAATGAACTCTCAGATTACAGATCGGGATATAGGCGTCGAGATGCGTGAATCGTTTATGGATTATGCGATGAGTATCATCGTTAGCCGTGCCTTACCTGACGTGCGTGATGGATTGAAGCCGGTTCACCGGCGTATTCTGTACGCGATGTCAGAGCTCGGCATGACACCCGATAAACCACATAAAAAATCAGCCAGAATCGTCGGCGAAGTTATCGGTAAGTATCACCCACACGGTGACTCTGCTGTTTACGAGACAATGGTACGGATGGCACAGGATTTCTCCCTGCGTTATATGCATGTAGATGGACATGGTAACTTTGGATCGGTCGATGGTGATATGGCCGCAGCCATGCGTTACACCGAAGCACGTTTGTCCAAGATTGCTATGGAAATGCTCAGAGACATCAACAAGGATACAATTGATTTCCAGCCGAACTATGACGGTGAAGAACATGAGCCAATCGTTCTGCCTGCTCGTTTTCCTAACTTGCTTGTCAACGGGGTCGGCGGGATCGCGGTAGGTATGGCCACTAATATTCCTCCTCATAATCTGGGCGAGGTCATTGATGGTGTACAGGCCATGATTCAAAATCCGGACATTACATCCATGGAACTCATGGATTACATTCAAGGACCAGACTTCCCTACGTCCGGCTACATTTTGGGCCGCTCAGGCATTCGCCAGGCGTATCAGACCGGGCGTGGTTCAGTAACGATGCGGGCCAAAACCAACATCGAAGAGAACAACAACAAGGCGCGAATTATCGTTACGGAGCTACCTTATCAGGTAAACAAGGCGAGACTCGTTGAGAAAATCGCCGAATTGGTACGTGATAAGAAGATTGATGGCATTACTGACCTTCGTGATGAGTCTGACCGTAATGGTATGCGGGTTGTAATTGAGCTTCGCAGAGACGTGAATCCAGGGGTTGTCCTGAACAACCTGTACAAACATACATCGATGCAATCCACTTTCGGGATTAACATGCTTGCGATTGTTAATAAAGAACCTAAAATTCTGAACTTGCGCGAAGTGTTGTATCACTACCTGCAGCATCAGATTGAGGTTATTCGCAGACGTACGCAGTTTGAACTGAAAAAGGCTGAAGCTCGTGCACACATTCTAGAAGGTTTGCGTATTGCGCTGGATCATATCGACGAGATTATTACGTTGATTCGTTCATCCAGTAATGCGGATGCAGCCAGAGAAGGTTTGATTGAGCGCTTCTCACTCAGTCATGATCAGGCTCAAGCTATTCTCGATATGCGTTTGCAACGCCTCACAGGTCTGGAACGCGAACGTATTGAAAATGAATATAACGAACTGATGGTCAAAATCAGAGAGTATCGCGAAATTCTGGCCAATGAGCATCTGGTGCTTGAGATTATCAGTACGGAGTTGCAAGAGATCCGCGACCGCTTCAGCGATGATCGTCGTACGGAAATCACTGTAGGTGAAGAGAGTATTCTGGATGAGGACCTGATTCCACGTGAAGAGGTTATCATTACGATTACTCATACAGGCTACGTGAAACGTCTGCCGGTATCCACATACCGCAGCCAAAAACGTGGTGGACGTGGGGTCGTGGGAATGGATACGAAAGATACCGACTTTGTCGAGCATCTGTTTGTGACCAACTCTCACAACTACCTCATGTTCTTCACTGACAAAGGTAAAGTGTATCGTCTCAAAGCTTACGAGATTCCAGAGCTTGGACGTACCGCACGGGGAACGCCGATTATCAACCTGATCCAGATCGA
This window contains:
- the gyrB gene encoding DNA topoisomerase (ATP-hydrolyzing) subunit B — translated: MSMNQPSYDANEIQVLEGLEAVRKRPGMYIGSTSSKGLHHLVWEVVDNSIDEALAGYCDHIEVSIHEDNSVTVVDNGRGIPVGEHTKMKRPALEVVMTVLHAGGKFGGGGYKVSGGLHGVGVSVVNALSEKVVVTVKREGHIYQQEYRRGAPQYDLKVIGTTDETGTTVRFHPDPEIFTETRVFEYDILLARIRELAFLNKGIGLTLTDERTGATNSFMYEGGIIEYVSYLNQKREVLHENPIYVEGSRDNIQVEVALQYNDNYTENIYSFANNINTHEGGTHESGFKSALTRIINDYARKAGVIKDSTGNLSGDDVREGLTAIISVKIPEPQFEGQTKTKLGNSEVRGIVESLFAEKLQEFLEENPSVSRRILEKGLQAARAREAARKARELTRRKGALEVSSLPGKLADCSSKDASISELYIVEGDSAGGSAKQGRDRHFQAILPLRGKILNVEKARLDRILGNAEIRAIITAMGTGIGDDFDIAKARYHKIILMTDADVDGAHIRTLLLTFLYRYMRKIIEAGYVYIAQPPLFKIERNKVIRYAGSERERDEIIATLGENAKFNVQRYKGLGEMNAGQLWETTMDPESRTMMQVSINDAILADTMFDTLMGDNVEPRRDFIQENAKYVKNLDI
- a CDS encoding YheC/YheD family protein, coding for MGIQRVSSKWAKTAVLQRSRIVNEYIPVTRKYSRQTLERMTELFESNYIKPDRGTYGNGVMRVKTTRLYEPVVHSEDSTTDAEVPEETNDRSLPDEPEASAVISRATYLTTTYHLQYGTEERSFHSLDELERALNDRIQERDYIIQQGISLMKHGDLPFDLRVLTQKNLQHNWETTGILGRVAAPGKIITNIHGGGRLATFEELALPHLHQDGFKKLRTELYHLGIHTAVQLQTSFPRLKEIGIDIALDEAGRPWILEVNTLPGIYAFGLLPDKGAYRKIKRYAIAYGRLPSKKGKSSRTSPKAQASSAKKRVRR
- the gyrA gene encoding DNA gyrase subunit A; this translates as MAEEMNSQITDRDIGVEMRESFMDYAMSIIVSRALPDVRDGLKPVHRRILYAMSELGMTPDKPHKKSARIVGEVIGKYHPHGDSAVYETMVRMAQDFSLRYMHVDGHGNFGSVDGDMAAAMRYTEARLSKIAMEMLRDINKDTIDFQPNYDGEEHEPIVLPARFPNLLVNGVGGIAVGMATNIPPHNLGEVIDGVQAMIQNPDITSMELMDYIQGPDFPTSGYILGRSGIRQAYQTGRGSVTMRAKTNIEENNNKARIIVTELPYQVNKARLVEKIAELVRDKKIDGITDLRDESDRNGMRVVIELRRDVNPGVVLNNLYKHTSMQSTFGINMLAIVNKEPKILNLREVLYHYLQHQIEVIRRRTQFELKKAEARAHILEGLRIALDHIDEIITLIRSSSNADAAREGLIERFSLSHDQAQAILDMRLQRLTGLERERIENEYNELMVKIREYREILANEHLVLEIISTELQEIRDRFSDDRRTEITVGEESILDEDLIPREEVIITITHTGYVKRLPVSTYRSQKRGGRGVVGMDTKDTDFVEHLFVTNSHNYLMFFTDKGKVYRLKAYEIPELGRTARGTPIINLIQIEQGESVNAVIPVQEFESDRYLFFATRQGVVKKTPLEDYTNIRKGGLIGISLRDDDVLIDVKLTDGLQEIIMGTAHGMSIRFSEGNVRSMGRSATGVKGITLDEQDAVIGMDVVDKELDVLIVTAKGYGKRTPVSDYRMQTRGGKGIKTINVTEKNGSVVSLKMVKTEEDLMIITSSGTLIRMSMEGISTMGRYTQGVKLIHIRDEDSVATVSRIDKNEEEPDDESLEGLEGEESQAPVVSLEEGTVSDAEVNEVEGDDDSGSEA